ACGCTCGAGGGTAATTTTAGCCGTACCTTTAAGCGGCGGGGCCGGGATGTTTTTACCGCTGAACTGTTTAACAGGCGGCGGGTTAAGTGCACATAATTTCAGGGTAGCATCAAGGTTGCCCTTTTCATCAAATAATAGCTGCGCGGCGGGTGCAATTATATTTGAAAAACCCGCCACATTAAGTTCTGTTATCCTGATATTCTCGAATAGCATACCCGCTATCTTCTGATCGGGCAGATTGATCCGGTCAACCAGCAGGGGCTCGAGCGATGGTGATGACAAGGCGCATACCGCTTTGGGCAGGTACCAGTCATTATCTATATAATTAAAAGCATACCTGATCCTGTCGAACAGATACTCGTCAACCTGGTTTAAAGCTGCATGTTCAGCAACCGGCAAGCCATGAGGCATCACCGTGCCAAAAATACTGTTCAGCACATTCCCCAGCATCGGCGAAACCTCGGCCGATAATCTGCGCAGGTTATCCGCGTCGTTCAAGGCGGCGTTAACCCGGGCAAAAATGCCCTCCACACCTTGCGGAGATGTCATGGCTACTTTAGCCATATCTTCCCATTTGCCAACAAAATACTGGCTGAGGGTCGACTCTACATCCAATTCATCTACCTCGATACCTAATGGCATCTCCGCAGAAAAATCGGTAAAAACAATATTTTTAAACTCAACAGCGGCCTGCCTGTCTGGTCCGTCGCCGGTAATATTAACTCCAATTGTTGCTTTTAAAAGCGCGTTGATAATGCTAAGCCTAACCTTGCCCCTACCATCAACCTTTTGCTTGTAGCCGCCGTTATATTTGGCCAGATCGGGCAAATCGGCAGCGCAGGCAGTGAACGAAAGCAGGTAATCGCTTTTTATACCCAGTGCGCTTAATCCTGTACTTGCCGGATAATGGTTGGGCTGAAGTTTAATCACCACCTCATAGCCGCTGCTATTTTGAATAACCGGCATATCATCCAAAACCCACTGATTTTCCAACCCGTTTAAAACAAGGTTACTGAACGACAGCAAGGGAGCAGGGTTTGCCGGATCGGGAATAATGTCTTCACGATCAAAATTTATCGGGCGTACCTCCTTCTTTTTCGCAGTAAGCACGGTCCGTATCCCTATAAGCACACCTTCTGTTACCAGTGTACATGGCTCGCCGCTCAGTGCGCCTATATTGCAATCGCTTATATTTAAAGGCAGCAATTTTGTATCCGGTTTGGGGCCATCAATTCCTTTTAATACACCGGGCAGCCAAAAGCGCTTGTTGTGTTCATCGTTAACCCTCGGGCGGATAGTATTGAGTAAAAAACTAAAAAAAGGCATAGGTTATCGGTTTAAAAACTACGATCGACAGTATACAGGGCAATATCTTCCAACGCCTGGTAATATTGGTTATGCTTAAAGGGCTTCAGGTATTCCAGGGCATCGAGGGCCTGGAAACGGGCATCGGCGTATGAACGCTCGAAGGCGGAGGTGTTTTTGATAGCCTCCTGTCCCCGCTCCAGCAACTCAGGTGTTGCTTCAATGGTTCCGCGCACTATTTTACTTACCAGGTGATCATCACCCAGCTCTTCCATCGCGTAAATAATGGGGAGGGTGAGCCTGCGCTGGGCCAGATCGGTACCTAATATTTTACCCGATGTAGCGGCATCCTGCAAAAAGTCGAACAGATCATCCATAATCTGGAAGGCCCGCCCTACCCTGCGGCCATAAAAGCCTATGCGCCTTGCCTCGCCGGTGCGGCCATCTACAATTGCCGCCCCTGTTTCGCAGGCCAGGCCAAACATAATGGCCGTTTTGCGTTCTATTACCTCGAAATAGTGATTTTTAAGCGATTTGGTAGAAGCATGCGGATCAGCGTTTATCTCGTCCAGCTCGCCCGCGCAAATTTTGAAGGCTGTATCCAACACCAGCTTTACCAATTCCATTTCGCTGCCGGTATCAATGGCATCCACAAAACACCTTATGGCCTGCACAAACTGCATATCGCCAACCAAAATGGCCGCGTTTACGCCACGTGTAGCATTAACAGATGATAAGCCCCGGCGTAAAAGCGAGTTGTCAATAATATCATCATGTATCAGGGTGGCTACGTGCAGCATCTCTAACGATACCGAACCTTTAATCACCTTATGGCTCAGCTC
The sequence above is a segment of the Mucilaginibacter celer genome. Coding sequences within it:
- a CDS encoding polyprenyl synthetase family protein yields the protein MEPKYEIDDLSGSRPGLKITTGRTKNPVDRILNDLLPVDMLRFKETLASALEPQKNYLTETELNLYNRGKKLRPVMMMLAARLISGDGELSHKVIKGSVSLEMLHVATLIHDDIIDNSLLRRGLSSVNATRGVNAAILVGDMQFVQAIRCFVDAIDTGSEMELVKLVLDTAFKICAGELDEINADPHASTKSLKNHYFEVIERKTAIMFGLACETGAAIVDGRTGEARRIGFYGRRVGRAFQIMDDLFDFLQDAATSGKILGTDLAQRRLTLPIIYAMEELGDDHLVSKIVRGTIEATPELLERGQEAIKNTSAFERSYADARFQALDALEYLKPFKHNQYYQALEDIALYTVDRSF